The Halalkalicoccus subterraneus genome contains the following window.
TAACACAGCCCTGTGCCTCGGTCGGGATCGACTCGACGCCGGTCAGCTCGCGGGCGCGTTTCGGATCGGCCGCGACGACGACCGCGTCCGCCGTGATCGATTCACCGTCGACCGAGACATTGTCCCCATCGACTACCTCGACCTCGCGGTCGGTCTCGATCGTCGCGCCGGCCGCTCTGGCCGCGTCGACGAGCTGGTCGGGGATCGCACCCATCCCTGCCGCCGGCACGGCGATCTCGCCCCGCGAAAGCATCGCGAACGTGTAGGCGAAGGTCGCAGCCGAACTCGAAAGCGAACGGTCCAGCGTGATCCCGCCGTAGAAGGGTGCGGCGAAGTTCTCGATGAACTTCTCGGAGAAGTTCCGTTCGAGCAACGCCGCCCGAATGGACTGATCTCCACCCGAAAACAGCTCCTCGGGATCGACCGTCGAGAGTTGCCGGCGCAACACGAGCGTTCGGAGCTTATCGCCCAGCGAGATCTCTCGATTGAGCGCCGATTCGAGGGCCGCACCGGGGTCCCGCAGCGGGTCCGAGAGTACCGAGCGCTCGCCCGGCCGGGCGAGGCAGGCCCCCGGCGTGAAGTACCGAAGATCGAGCGCGTCGTAGTCGAGTTCGCGCTTGGCCGCGGGGTACTCGGTGAACAGGACCTGAAACCCCCGGTCGAACGTGTAGCCGTCCTCGCGAGTGGACCGGACCCGCCCGCCGACTTCGGGTTCCTGTTCGAACAGCGTCACGTCCGCCCCCTCACTCGCCAATCGGCGAGCACAGACCAGCCCGGCGAGCCCGCCGCCGACGACCACGACGTTCATTACATCGTGTTCGGAGGCGGGCTACTAAGTCCTACCCGTCGCGGGGACGGGAAACCATTAGTCGCCGGCCAACCCACGCCTGGTATGGAAACCACAGCTGCGTTTCTCGGACTGGACTGTATCGACTGCGGCCAGCGCTTCGACGCGGACACCCAGCGCTGTCCCGACTGCGGCGGGATCCTCGATCCGACCTACGACTACGACACGATCGACCTCACCCACAAGAACCTCGCCGAGCGCCCGTTCGACTCGATGTGGCGCTACGAGGAGCTACTCCCCTTCCCCCGCGAGACGGCGATCACGATGGACGAGGGCGCGACGCCGCTGGTCGAGTGCGAGAAACTCGCCGAGGAGATGGGCGTCGGGCGCGTGCTGCTCAAAGACGAGGGGCGCAATCCGACGGGCAGCTTCAAGGACCGCGGCCAGACGGTGGCGATGACCGCCGCCGCCCAGGAAGACGCGAGCGATATCGCACTGGCCTCGGCCGGTAACGCCGGGCAGGCCGCCGCCGCCTACGCCGGTCGGGCCGACATCGACTCGCACGTCTTCCTCCCGTCGAGAGCGGGATTCACGAACAAGGCGATGGTGAACGTTCACGGGGGCGATATGACCGTCGTCGGCGGGCGGATCGGCGACGCGGGGGCGGCCTACGCCGACGCGATGGCCGATGAGGGCGAGGAGGACGGCTGGCACTCCGTGCAGACGTTCGTCACCCCGTATCGTCACGAGGGCAAGAAGACGATGGCCTACGAGATCGTCGAACAGCTCGACTGGGAGGCCCCCGACGCCATCGTCTACCCGACCGGCGGCGGGGTCGGGCTCGTGGGCATGCACAAGGCCGCGACCGAACTCCGAGACCTGGGCCTGATCGACGACCTCCCCGCGATGTACGCTGCCCAGTCGACGGGCTGTGCGCCGATCGTCGAGGCCTTCGAGGAGGGAAAGGAGCGTCACGAACCGATCGAACACCCCGACACTATCTGTGGCGGCATCGAGATCCCCGACCCCGGCGCGAGCCCGTGGATCCTCGAGTGCCTGCGCAAATCGGGCGG
Protein-coding sequences here:
- a CDS encoding NAD(P)/FAD-dependent oxidoreductase: MNVVVVGGGLAGLVCARRLASEGADVTLFEQEPEVGGRVRSTREDGYTFDRGFQVLFTEYPAAKRELDYDALDLRYFTPGACLARPGERSVLSDPLRDPGAALESALNREISLGDKLRTLVLRRQLSTVDPEELFSGGDQSIRAALLERNFSEKFIENFAAPFYGGITLDRSLSSSAATFAYTFAMLSRGEIAVPAAGMGAIPDQLVDAARAAGATIETDREVEVVDGDNVSVDGESITADAVVVAADPKRARELTGVESIPTEAQGCVTQWYSLGAELDAGKRLLLDAAGEDGAPNQIVPHTAVAPEYAPDGETLLSATFLGEPSDSDSELTERTRRTLSAWYPERAFDSLTALHTDRVPFSQFVQPPGFYTTLPDVRAPEGSVYLAGDHTQWSSIQGAMKSGRVASEAVLEDSTSQSV
- a CDS encoding threonine synthase, translating into METTAAFLGLDCIDCGQRFDADTQRCPDCGGILDPTYDYDTIDLTHKNLAERPFDSMWRYEELLPFPRETAITMDEGATPLVECEKLAEEMGVGRVLLKDEGRNPTGSFKDRGQTVAMTAAAQEDASDIALASAGNAGQAAAAYAGRADIDSHVFLPSRAGFTNKAMVNVHGGDMTVVGGRIGDAGAAYADAMADEGEEDGWHSVQTFVTPYRHEGKKTMAYEIVEQLDWEAPDAIVYPTGGGVGLVGMHKAATELRDLGLIDDLPAMYAAQSTGCAPIVEAFEEGKERHEPIEHPDTICGGIEIPDPGASPWILECLRKSGGGAVATPDEEILESAIAVAKGEGLEMGATCAAAASGAWKLADDGEFDADDTVVLLNTATSNKDSDVLRSHLMGKGI